The following are encoded in a window of Synergistaceae bacterium genomic DNA:
- the rhaD gene encoding rhamnulose-1-phosphate aldolase: protein MKDIMTAPFMTEMIRTCTNMYAHGWDERNGGNISLMLEEADVKEYGDVNRVLRTIPTGFNAPTLEGKYFLVTGTGKYFKNVQYAPDVNLGLVKLIDGGTNAQLLWGFTDGGKFTSEFPAHMMSHAVRLSVNPANRVVMHCHPTNLLAMTYVHTLDERAFTRTLWQMCTECIVVFPDGVNVLPWMLCGTNEIGEATAEKMKTARLVVWAQHGLYGAGVDLDEAFGLIETAEKAAEIYMKIAHLPLVNTITDEQMHLLEGRFSVKAREGYLA, encoded by the coding sequence ATGAAGGACATAATGACCGCTCCGTTCATGACGGAGATGATTCGGACCTGCACGAACATGTACGCTCACGGCTGGGACGAGCGCAACGGCGGGAACATTTCGCTGATGCTCGAAGAAGCTGACGTGAAGGAGTACGGCGACGTAAATAGAGTCCTCCGCACGATTCCGACAGGTTTCAACGCGCCGACACTTGAGGGGAAATACTTTCTTGTCACCGGGACAGGAAAGTACTTCAAGAATGTGCAGTACGCTCCAGATGTGAATCTTGGCTTAGTGAAGCTGATTGACGGCGGAACGAATGCCCAGCTGCTTTGGGGGTTCACTGACGGCGGAAAGTTCACGAGTGAGTTCCCCGCGCACATGATGAGCCATGCCGTAAGGCTCTCCGTCAACCCCGCTAACAGAGTCGTAATGCACTGCCACCCGACGAATCTGCTGGCGATGACCTACGTCCACACTCTGGATGAACGCGCATTTACCCGGACGCTGTGGCAGATGTGCACTGAATGTATCGTGGTCTTCCCTGACGGAGTGAACGTGCTCCCGTGGATGCTCTGCGGAACGAACGAGATCGGCGAGGCAACTGCAGAGAAGATGAAGACAGCGCGGCTTGTAGTGTGGGCGCAGCATGGATTGTACGGAGCAGGTGTAGACCTTGATGAAGCGTTCGGGTTGATTGAGACAGCGGAGAAGGCTGCGGAGATCTACATGAAGATAGCGCACCTGCCGTTAGTAAACACGATCACAGATGAACAGATGCACCTGCTTGAAGGAAGATTCAGCGTGAAAGCCCGCGAGG
- a CDS encoding L-rhamnose isomerase, giving the protein FCKQRKLGCDFNPTFFSHPKCDPLTLSSTNDDTRKFWIEHGKASIRISAYLAEELGQPCVMNIWTGDGFKDIPGDRLGPRVRYREAIDEILREPYDFKKVKPCIESKVFGIGVEAYTVGSAEFALSYAAYNRDKCIPLMDNGHYHPTEVVSDKIPALLAFFDEIALHVTRPIRWDSDHVVLFEDETREIAREIVRCGGLKGRVNIALDYFDASINRIVAWTMGYRNFQKALLFALLQPVDELKALQDNSEFTKLFVVQDELKTLPFGDVWDEYCGVCGKPLDREWFAGVQKYEAEVLSKRC; this is encoded by the coding sequence TTCTGCAAACAGAGAAAGCTCGGCTGCGACTTCAACCCGACGTTCTTCTCACACCCGAAGTGCGACCCGCTGACCCTCTCGTCAACGAACGACGACACCCGCAAATTCTGGATTGAGCACGGCAAAGCGTCCATCAGAATCAGCGCGTACTTGGCCGAAGAGCTCGGACAACCCTGCGTGATGAACATCTGGACGGGCGACGGCTTCAAGGATATTCCCGGCGACAGGTTAGGACCGCGCGTGAGATACCGTGAGGCAATTGATGAGATTCTTCGCGAGCCTTACGACTTCAAGAAGGTCAAGCCCTGCATAGAAAGCAAAGTGTTCGGCATCGGCGTTGAGGCCTACACGGTCGGCAGCGCAGAATTTGCCCTGAGCTATGCCGCCTACAACCGGGACAAGTGCATTCCGCTCATGGACAACGGACACTATCACCCGACCGAAGTCGTCAGCGACAAAATCCCGGCACTGCTCGCGTTCTTCGACGAAATAGCGTTACACGTTACGAGGCCGATACGCTGGGACTCGGATCACGTTGTGTTGTTCGAGGACGAGACCAGAGAGATAGCGCGCGAGATCGTTCGCTGCGGAGGCCTGAAGGGGCGCGTGAACATTGCGCTTGACTACTTCGACGCGTCGATCAACCGTATAGTTGCGTGGACGATGGGCTACAGGAACTTCCAGAAGGCTTTACTGTTCGCACTGCTGCAGCCCGTCGACGAGTTGAAGGCTCTGCAGGACAACTCAGAGTTCACCAAGCTGTTCGTAGTTCAGGACGAGCTGAAGACGTTACCGTTCGGGGACGTGTGGGATGAGTATTGCGGAGTGTGCGGGAAGCCGTTAGACCGTGAGTGGTTTGCGGGAGTCCAGAAGTATGAGGCCGAAGTCCTCAGCAAGAGGTGCTAA